One segment of Radiobacillus kanasensis DNA contains the following:
- a CDS encoding helix-turn-helix transcriptional regulator, whose protein sequence is MKSNIGELIDRKGYRKKFVAEEMAISQNQLSNWIKGRSYPPMDKAFKLARFLEVKVDDLYEEE, encoded by the coding sequence ATGAAATCCAATATTGGAGAATTAATCGATCGTAAGGGGTATAGAAAAAAGTTTGTAGCTGAAGAAATGGCAATTTCTCAAAATCAATTATCAAATTGGATTAAGGGGCGCTCATATCCACCAATGGATAAGGCTTTCAAATTAGCTAGGTTTTTAGAAGTAAAAGTAGATGACTTATACGAAGAAGAATAA
- a CDS encoding N-acetylmuramoyl-L-alanine amidase produces the protein MLKLYMDPGHGGSDPGAVANGLQEKVLTLIIAKKIRDELKNYEGVQVRLSRDSDETLSLSQRTNDANAWGADYLLSIHINAGGGAGFESYTYNGSYSGKSETNRLRGIVHDEIMDAIGGRDRGEKEANFHMVRESSMPALLTENLFIDNKEDAEKLKSDAFLDKIALGHVSGIVKAFGLGKASSKPEPKPESDPDDSLLKEGSRGSTVKERQKRLKELGYYTGRIDGIFGPLTESAVIKFQRDQGIAVDGIIGPITRSKLKSAKRKSRGIPVKGRIEIVNVSHAAYICDRPSSTDSKNLATIEKGKEINISGSIPGWWEVIYEGRRAYVNEKYGRRIK, from the coding sequence ATGCTTAAACTTTATATGGACCCAGGACATGGTGGTAGTGATCCAGGTGCAGTAGCTAACGGATTACAGGAAAAAGTGTTAACATTAATAATCGCTAAGAAGATTCGGGACGAACTGAAAAACTACGAAGGTGTGCAAGTTCGATTGAGCAGGGATTCTGACGAGACTCTGAGTCTTAGTCAAAGGACAAATGACGCCAATGCTTGGGGAGCAGACTACCTGTTATCAATCCATATCAACGCAGGTGGGGGAGCAGGCTTTGAATCCTACACATACAACGGAAGTTATTCAGGAAAATCAGAGACTAATCGTTTAAGAGGGATCGTTCATGATGAAATCATGGATGCGATTGGTGGTAGAGACCGAGGTGAGAAGGAAGCGAACTTCCACATGGTTCGAGAGTCATCTATGCCAGCTTTGTTAACTGAAAATCTTTTTATCGATAATAAAGAGGATGCAGAAAAACTAAAATCTGATGCGTTTTTAGATAAAATCGCACTCGGACATGTAAGTGGAATTGTTAAAGCTTTTGGATTGGGGAAAGCCTCCAGTAAGCCAGAACCTAAACCAGAGTCTGATCCCGACGACTCTTTACTAAAAGAAGGTAGTAGAGGTTCAACAGTTAAGGAACGTCAAAAACGATTGAAGGAATTAGGCTACTATACAGGTCGAATTGACGGCATCTTTGGTCCATTAACCGAAAGTGCTGTTATCAAGTTCCAAAGAGACCAAGGTATTGCAGTAGATGGTATTATTGGACCAATCACACGAAGCAAATTGAAATCAGCTAAAAGGAAATCTAGAGGTATTCCAGTAAAAGGGCGGATTGAAATCGTTAATGTTTCTCATGCAGCATACATTTGTGATCGGCCATCCTCCACCGACAGCAAGAACCTTGCCACTATTGAAAAAGGGAAAGAAATTAATATCTCTGGATCTATCCCAGGTTGGTGGGAAGTCATTTATGAGGGTCGTCGAGCTTATGTAAATGAAAAATACGGTAGAAGAATTAAATAA